From a single Rutidosis leptorrhynchoides isolate AG116_Rl617_1_P2 chromosome 5, CSIRO_AGI_Rlap_v1, whole genome shotgun sequence genomic region:
- the LOC139848865 gene encoding uncharacterized protein produces the protein MPSSPIPISDISQVYCDTDDDSPYSAAAFSHRRCCYWMPCMQSKITSNWWQQISIENDKINDQNNRWWCKGLMHLKKIKEWSELVAGPKWKTFIRRFMKKRSKQTKQSRYQYDPASYSLNFDEGQACKEDNDLYFRDFSARYAFVPVSTKSSMDLGMDGVNFIHDQDHV, from the coding sequence ATGCCGTCATCACCGATCCCAATCTCCGACATTTCTCAGGTATACTGCGACACCGATGACGACTCGCCGTATTCCGCCGCCGCTTTTTCACACCGACGTTGTTGTTACTGGATGCCATGCATGCAATCAAAAATCACCTCAAATTGGTGGCAGCAAATAAGTATCGAAAACGATAAGATCAACGATCAAAATAATCGATGGTGGTGTAAGGGATTAATGCATTTAAAGAAGATTAAAGAGTGGTCTGAGCTTGTTGCTGGTCCAAAGTGGAAAACATTTATTCGAAGGTTTATGAAGAAACGATCGAAACAAACGAAACAATCGAGGTATCAGTATGATCCGGCGAGTTATTCGCTTAATTTTGATGAAGGTCAAGCTTGTAAGGAGGATAATGATTTGTATTTTCGTGATTTTTCGGCGAGGTATGCTTTTGTTCCTGTTTCAACGAAATCGTCTATGGATTTAGGGATGGATGGAGTGAACTTTATCCATGATCAGGATCATGTTTGA